Proteins co-encoded in one Papaver somniferum cultivar HN1 chromosome 5, ASM357369v1, whole genome shotgun sequence genomic window:
- the LOC113281406 gene encoding probable protein S-acyltransferase 7 has translation MYVVPPPRSGDPSGGGGGGGGGDTTEGSPPRVYQTWKGSNVFFLQGRFIFGPDARSMLLTILLIAAPVIIFCVFVAKKLMDDFPHHYGISIMVCAVAFTVYDLALLLLTSGRDPGIIPRNTHPPELEGYEGFADVGGGQTPQLRLPRMKDVVVNGITVKVKYCDTCMLYRPPRCSHCSICNNCVERFDHHCPWVGQCIGRRNYRFFFMFVFSTTLLCLYVFSFCWVYITRIKNAEDVSIWKAMIKTPASMILIIYTFIAVWFVGGLTVFHLYLISTNQTTYENFRYRYDRRDNPYNRGVVNNFGEIFWTSIPPSKNKFRVRVPLEPEVPPRMAGCGFMSPNMGKAMGDIEMGRKPVWIEGGAGNLDGQLSNEDGSDGKGDHSCDASPSLNGTPQVEIAGGGIDGIQNRHSSWGRKGESWEISSDLAPNVEGVGELNQFSGGNMKNRDR, from the exons ATGTATGTGGTACCACCTCCACGGAGTGGAGATCCAagcggcggcggcggtggtggtgggggtGGAGATACTACTGAAGGTTCACCACCAAGGGTTTACCAAACATGGAAAGGAAGCAAT GTATTCTTCCTTCAAGGCAGATTTATATTTGGACCAGATGCGAGATCTATGCTGCTGACAATACTTCTCATTGCTGCTCCCGTCATAATTTTCTGTGTTTTTGTGGCTAAAAAACTAATGGACGATTTTCCTCATCATTATGGCATATCCATAATGGTGTGTGCTGTGGCATTCACAGTATAT GACTTAGCTCTTCTTCTGCTTACTTCTGGAAGAGATCCTGGTATAATACCTCGTAATACTCACCCTCCTGAACTTGAAGGCTATGAAGGGTTTGCTGATGTTGGAGGTGGCCAAACCCCACAGTTACGTTTGCCTCGTATGAAGGATGTTGTTGTCAATGGGATTACGGTGAAGGTCAAATACTGTGATACTTGCATGCTATATAGACCTCCTCGTTGCTCACACTGTTCCATCTGCAATAACTGTGTGGAACGTTTTGACCACCATTGCCCCTGGGTTGGGCAGTGCATTGGACGG CGGAATTATCGTTTCTTTTTCATGTTTGTGTTCTCGACAACTCTTCTCTGCTTATATGTGTTTTCTTTCTGTTGGGTTTACATCACGAGAATAAAAAATGCCGAGGATGTTTCAATTTGGAAGGCAATGATAAAGACTCCCGCATCTATGATACTTATTATTTACACCTTCATAGCTGTCTGGTTCGTCGGTGGCCTGACTGTTTTCCATTTATATCTCATCAGTACCAATCAG ACAACTTACGAGAATTTCAGATACCGATATGATCGAAGGGACAACCCATATAACAGAGGCGTAGTAAACAATTTTGGGGAGATATTTTGGACCAGCATTCCTCCATCCAAAAACAAATTTAGGGTAAGGGTACCACTGGAGCCAGAGGTACCTCCACGCATGGCTGGGTGTGGTTTTATGAGTCCAAATATGGGAAAAGCCATGGGTGACATAGAGATGGGAAGAAAGCCAGTTTGGATCGAGGGTGGAGCTGGTAATCTTGATGGACAATTGAGCAATGAAGATGGGTCAGACGGCAAAGGAGATCATTCTTGTGATGCCTCTCCAAGTTTAAACGGGACACCACAGGTCGAAATAGCAGGAGGAGGAATTGATGGAATTCAAAACAGACATTCAAGTTGGGGAAGGAAAGGCGAGAGTTGGGAGATATCATCTGATCTTGCTCCGAACGTAGAAGGAGTTGGTGAACTGAACCAATTTAGTGGAGGAAATATGAAGAACAGAGACAGATAA